The DNA region ATCCAGGGCAACCCCCGGCGGACGCCGGGCACGCCGCATCCGTTGGGGCGGGCCGGACGGCGATTGGTGACCAGCGTCGAGGACGGTGCCGATGACGACCGAGCCACAGCTCAGCACGCAACCAGCAACGGGTGCCGACTCTGCCGCCGGAGCCCTGGAACAGACACTGTTCGAGGTCAAACGGGTCATCGTCGGGCAGGACCGGTTGGTCGAACGGCTGCTCACCGCGCTGCTCGCCAATGGCCACTGCCTGCTGGAGGGCGTACCCGGGATCGCGAAGACCCTGGCCGCGCAGACGCTCGCCGTCGCCGTCGGCGGCAGCTTCTCCCGGATCCAGTTCACCCCGGACCTGGTGCCGTCGGACATCGTCGGCACCCGGATCTACCGGGCGTCGACCGAGTCGTTCGACGTCGAACTCGGTCCGGTGATGGCCAACCTGGTGCTCGCCGACGAGATCAACCGGGCCCCGGCGAAGGTGCAGTCGGCGTTGCTGGAGGCGATGGCCGAGCGGCAGGTCTCCATCGGCGGACGCAGCTACCCGGTGCCGGATCCGTTCCTGGTGCTGGCCACCCAGAATCCGATCGAGTCCGAGGGCGTCTACCAGCTGCCCGAGGCACAACGCGACCGGTTCCTGATGAAGGTGGTCGTCGACTACCCGACCGACGAGGAGGAGCTGGGCATCCTCTACCGGATGGGGGTCGACCGGCCGCAGTCACGGCAGGTGCTCGACGTCGGCCAGCTCAGCGCGATGCAGCAGCAGGCCCGGGACGTGTTCGTCCACCACGCCCTGGCCGAGTACATCGTCCGACTGGTGCTCGCTACCCGTCGACCGCAGCTGTTCGGCCTGCCGGAGCTGTCCGGGCTGCTGGCGTACGGCGCCAGTCCGCGCGCCACCCTCGGCCTGGTCGCCGCCGCGCGCGGCCTGGCGTTGCTGCGGGGCCGCGACTACGTGCTGCCCGAGGACGTCCGGGAACTCGCGGTGGACGTGATCGCCCACCGGTTGGTGCTCTCCTTCGACGCGGTCGCCGACGGGGTCGACGCCGCGTCGATCGTGCGGCGGCTGGTGCAGGTGGTGCCGCCGCCGCAGATCGCCCCGGCACACGACCAGCGGCCCGGACTGGCGGCGGTGGCGTGACCGGCCGGGGCGTGACCGGCCGGCAGCCGTCCGAGGACACCGGCGTAGCCGGTCGTGGCGTGGCCGGTCGTGGCGTGGACGGAGCGGCGACGCTGCCGGAGCTGACCCCGCCGCAGACGCTGCGCCGACTGGAACTGACCGTGACCCGCCGCCTGGACGGCCTGCTGCACGGGCAGCATCTCGGGCTGCTGCCCGGCGGCGGCAGCGAGCTGGCAGGCAGCCGGGAGTACCGGCCGGGTGAGGACGAGGTCCGCCGGATGGACTGGGCGGTCACCGCCCGGACCACGGTGCCGCACGTGCGCGAGGTCGACGCCGACCGGGAACTGACCACCTGGGTGCTGATCGACGGCTCGCCCAGCATGGACTTCGGCACCGCCGAGCTGGAGAAGCGGGAGCTGGCCGTCGCCGCCGTCGCGGCCGTCGGGTTCCTGACGGCCGGCACCGGCAACGCGCTCGGCGCGCACCTGCTGGGTGTCGACGGGATCCGAAGGTTCCCGACCGGCTCCGGGCGTGACCACCTGCTCTGTCTGCTGCGGGCACTGCTCGCCGCCCCCCGGGGCGAGGCCCGCCCGCAGCCGGGCGGTACCACGGCCACCTCGACACCCGCCACCTTGGCGCTGGCCGACGGCATCGACGGGCTCCGTCGGGCCGCGACCCGGCGCGGCCTGGCGGTGGTCGTCTCCGACTTCCTCGACGGGCTGCCGGACGATGCGGCCGGCCGGCCGGACTGGGAACCGGCGCTGCGCCGGCTGGCCAGCGTGCACCAGGTCCTCGCCGTCGACATCACCGATCCACGGGAACTCGACCTGCCCGACGTCGGGGTGATCACCGTGCAGGACCCGGAGACCGGGCGGCGGCGCGAGATCAGCACCGCCAGCGCCGACCTGCGGCGCCGGTACGCCGAGGCCGCCGCCGGACAACGCGACCAGGTGGCCCGGGCGATCCGCCGGGCCCAGGCGGCGCACCTGCGGCTGCGGACCGACCGGGACTGGGTGGCGGACATCGTGCGCCACGTGCACCGGCAACGGCAGTTGGCCGCCTGCGCCCCGGCCCCGGCGGCCGGCGTACGGGAAGGAACGTGGCGATGAGTTGGCAGTCCCCGGAGCGGCTGTGGTTCCTGGTCGCGGTGGCCGCCCTGGCCGGCGGCTACCTGTGGCGGCAGCGGCGGGCCAGCCGGTACGCGGTCCGGTTCACCAACCTGCGGCTGCTCGACCGGGTGGCCCCGGCCCGCCCGGCGTGGCGGCGGCACCTGCCGGCCGGTCTGTTCCTCGCGATGCTGGCACTGCTGGTGGTCGGGTTCGCCCGGCCGATGGACGAGGTCCGGGTGCCCCGGGAACGGGCCACGGTGATGGTGGCGGTGGACGTCTCCACCTCGATGCTCGCCAACGACGTACGACCGGACCGGCTGACCGCCGCGAAGCGCTCCGCCCACGAGTTCGTCGACTCGTTGCCCCGCCAGTTCAACGTCGGGCTGGTGGCCTTCGCCGGCAACGCCTCGGTGCTGGTCGGTCCGGGGACCGACCGGGAGGCGCTCGGTGCCGGCATCGACCGGTTGACCGAAGGGATCACCGGCGCGCAGGGCACCGCGATCGGTGAGGCGATCAAGACTTCGCTGGAGGCGATCCGGTCGCTGGACGCCCAGGCGGCCCAGGAGACCCCGCCCGCGCGCATCGTGCTGCTGTCCGACGGCGCGAACACCTCGGGCCGGTCGCCGGAGTCGGCGGCCGCCGAGGCGGTCGAGGCCGGCATCCCGATCGACACCATCTCGGTCGGTACCGACGCCGGCTACATCGACTATGGCGGCGGCCGGCCGCTGCGGGTGCCGGTGGACGGCGAGAACCTCAAGGCGGTCGCCGAGCTGACCGGCGGGGCGTACCACGAGGCGGCCAGCAGCAAGCAGCTCAACGACGTGTACGCCGACATCGGTACCTCGGTCGGCTACCGGCTGGAGCCGACCGACGTGTCGGCCCGGTTCATCGGCTTCGGCCTGATCCTTGCCCTGGCCGCGGCCGGGACGTCGATGCTGTGGTTCTCCCGGCTGCCGTGACGGCCGCGTTCCACACACCCGGCGTACCGACCCCTGTGAGGAGGACGCAATGACTGTTCCCACCGGACTGGGCGAGCCCCGGGGGCCCTGGTTCATCTCGCCGGAGGCCGGCCGCTGGGCGGGACCGGACGGCTCCGTGGCCCCGCCCGCGCCGGAG from Solwaraspora sp. WMMD791 includes:
- a CDS encoding VWA domain-containing protein, yielding MSWQSPERLWFLVAVAALAGGYLWRQRRASRYAVRFTNLRLLDRVAPARPAWRRHLPAGLFLAMLALLVVGFARPMDEVRVPRERATVMVAVDVSTSMLANDVRPDRLTAAKRSAHEFVDSLPRQFNVGLVAFAGNASVLVGPGTDREALGAGIDRLTEGITGAQGTAIGEAIKTSLEAIRSLDAQAAQETPPARIVLLSDGANTSGRSPESAAAEAVEAGIPIDTISVGTDAGYIDYGGGRPLRVPVDGENLKAVAELTGGAYHEAASSKQLNDVYADIGTSVGYRLEPTDVSARFIGFGLILALAAAGTSMLWFSRLP
- a CDS encoding MoxR family ATPase, with protein sequence MTTEPQLSTQPATGADSAAGALEQTLFEVKRVIVGQDRLVERLLTALLANGHCLLEGVPGIAKTLAAQTLAVAVGGSFSRIQFTPDLVPSDIVGTRIYRASTESFDVELGPVMANLVLADEINRAPAKVQSALLEAMAERQVSIGGRSYPVPDPFLVLATQNPIESEGVYQLPEAQRDRFLMKVVVDYPTDEEELGILYRMGVDRPQSRQVLDVGQLSAMQQQARDVFVHHALAEYIVRLVLATRRPQLFGLPELSGLLAYGASPRATLGLVAAARGLALLRGRDYVLPEDVRELAVDVIAHRLVLSFDAVADGVDAASIVRRLVQVVPPPQIAPAHDQRPGLAAVA
- a CDS encoding DUF58 domain-containing protein yields the protein MDGAATLPELTPPQTLRRLELTVTRRLDGLLHGQHLGLLPGGGSELAGSREYRPGEDEVRRMDWAVTARTTVPHVREVDADRELTTWVLIDGSPSMDFGTAELEKRELAVAAVAAVGFLTAGTGNALGAHLLGVDGIRRFPTGSGRDHLLCLLRALLAAPRGEARPQPGGTTATSTPATLALADGIDGLRRAATRRGLAVVVSDFLDGLPDDAAGRPDWEPALRRLASVHQVLAVDITDPRELDLPDVGVITVQDPETGRRREISTASADLRRRYAEAAAGQRDQVARAIRRAQAAHLRLRTDRDWVADIVRHVHRQRQLAACAPAPAAGVREGTWR